One segment of Phragmites australis chromosome 13, lpPhrAust1.1, whole genome shotgun sequence DNA contains the following:
- the LOC133888805 gene encoding protein DJ-1 homolog D-like: MAAKKVLLLCGDYMEDYEVMVPFQALQAYGVAVDAVCPGKKAGDVCRTAVHQGTGHQTYSESRGHNFALNASFDGISANGYDGLVIPGGRSPEYLAMDEKVLDLVRKFSDAKKPVASVCHGQLILAAAAVVQNRTCTAYPAVKPVLVAAGAKWEEPDTMAKCTVDGNLITAATYDSHPEFISLFVKALGGSVAGSNKKILFLCGDYMEDYEVMVPFQSLQALGCHVDAVCPDKGAGDKCPTAIHDFEGDQTYSEKPGHDFTLTASFHSVDASSYDALVIPGGRAPEYLALNDEVLSLVKGFMDKGKPIASICHGQQILSAAGVLQGKKCTAYPAVKLNVVLGGATWLEPNPIDRCFTDGNLVTGAAWPGHPEFVSQLMVLLGIKVSF, encoded by the exons ATGGCTGCGAAGAAGGTGCTCCTGCTCTGCGGCGACTACATGGAGGACTACGAG GTCATGGTCCCGTTCCAAGCGCTGCAAGCGTATGGGGTGGCTGTGGACGCCGTCTGCCCTGGCAAGAAGGCCGGCGACGTCTGCCGCACCGCCGTCCATCAGGGGACTGGCCACCAG ACATATTCTGAGTCAAGAGGTCATAACTTCGCACTCAATGCTTCATTTGATGGGATTAGTGCAAATGGATATGATGGATTGGTAATTCCTGGAGGCCGTTCACCAGAATACCTTGCAATGGATGAAAAAGTGCTTGACTTAGTCAGAAAGTTCTCTGATGCTAAGAAGCCTGTTGCATCAGTTTGCCATGGACAGTTGATtttggcagcagcagcagtagtcCAGAACCGTACCTGCACTGCGTATCCAGCTGTTAAACCAGTTTTGGTTGCTGCTGGTGCTAAGTGGGAAGAACCTGATACTATGGCCAAATGCACTGTTGATGGTAATCTCATCACTGCAGCGACATATGATTCTCATCCTGAATTCATCAGCCTGTTCGTCAAAGCACTTGGAGGCTCTGTGGCCGGCTCAAACAAGAAAATATTGTTCCTCTGTGGG GACTATATGGAGGACTATGAGGTTATGGTCCCATTTCAGTCTCTTCAAGCTCTTGGTTGCCATGTAGATGCAGTTTGCCCTGACAAGGGTGCTGGGGATAAGTGCCCAACTGCCATTCATGACTTTGAAGGTGACCAAACTTACAGTGAGAAGCCTGGTCACGATTTTACTTTGACAGCATCGTTTCATAGTGTGGATGCTTCAAGCTATGATGCACTTGTAATTCCTGGCGGACGGGCTCCTGAGTATCTTGCACTGAATGATGAAGTCCTTAGCTTGGTGAAGGGTTTCATGGATAAAGGAAAGCCAATCGCATCGATCTGCCATGGCCAGCAGATTCTATCTGCTGCTGGAGTCCTCCAG GGGAAGAAATGCACGGCATACCCAGCTGTGAAGCTCAATGTGGTGCTGGGGGGCGCAACTTGGCTGGAGCCTAACCCGATCGACCGCTGCTTCACTGACGGCAATCTTGTGACAGGTGCGGCTTGGCCTGGGCACCCGGAGTTCGTCTCCCAGCTCATGGTTTTACTCGGCATCAAGGTTTCCTTCTGA